Proteins encoded in a region of the Trypanosoma brucei gambiense DAL972 chromosome 11, complete sequence genome:
- a CDS encoding DNA photolyase, putative, protein MKRIFRSSVRVGAALPLGAVVPAIFYCNGIRIMGRQYTHDTYRPFGDGYKEVRGTAPTDECNLLFASLNDESLPLCEDSGNVVNGQLVRASALVDSDALADSQELVDVVIEEDRREEEDNSVLLVPYHEEQNSVTKKRNEGEDVTTRCDHLFSVVGCPTTVSTATSGIPNTPSRNYLSEQDALYLSPTTPEEARVPSALCPQLSACVMVVFAANDMRVHDNYALALAATRAEAAGGLPVIAVTVVDYRMFAQPSAVGGFFRQSPMRARFFLETLAALRYKLERELRIPLLVRCGRPEDHIPRLVVECGAIDVFLTTQYAPHEKEVHNDIVEAINQRRWVSRDPTAGYKAIEHDATVVHPFGATSASTKVGVKESRLTAAPVAHSVWQTTLVHIDDLPVPVASMVEGERWYHDDVTTANIRPTAAFDRCINRLSDLPARGDLLPTTGELSGLEPPPLYRGRAPTLVELGYGSPEAFIEEEVIATQSSHPPGEDAAIERVLDWLMDGGMTSMLRYGRDRRTNTKMYSQRLSRLSPYLSCGALSPRRFYEELRRFTSEHLRDNFVQQQYREALLRLSRRDYWHWMGLRYGPLLFYEYGPRPEHTDDIADWRHDPKIVQKWCAGLTGIPFADAAMRELTLTGFVADEGRQGLIWLLSRGYGQDWRLGAEWLERCSIDYDPFVCYGNCAYYSELVRDDFGETVRNIHWLAHHHDQTGIYVKKWLPQLSKIPPVYIHRPHVLTERMQAMHGVQLGKNYPYPLKLWDGAQYTLSSEHLTTYFSEGSQWHRKAKNGAGGSGYAEALRHGTVILEPHQLQSSAFGELEHGVMHTVPVVKDDTAGRGQHNRSLTASDE, encoded by the coding sequence ATGAAGCGAATATTTAGGAGTTCGGTTAGAGTCGGCGCCGCTTTGCCGCTAGGAGCTGTCGTCCCGGCCATCTTTTACTGCAATGGCATAAGAATTATGGGACGTCAATACACACATGACACTTATCGACCTTTCGGTGACGGCTACAAGGAGGTGCGCGGAACTGCCCCTACCGATGAGTGTAACCTTTTGTTTGCGTCACTCAATGATGAAAGCCTTCCCTTGTGTGAAGATAGTGGTAACGTAGTTAATGGGCAACTCGTTAGGGCCTCTGCTCTAGTCGACAGCGATGCACTAGCGGATTCACAGGAGCTGGTGGATGTTGTGATTGAAGAGGACCgcagggaggaggaggacaaCTCTGTACTGCTCGTTCCTTATCACGAAGAGCAGAACAGCGTGACGAAGAAACGGAACGAGGGTGAAGATGTCACTACGAGGTGTGATCATCTGTTTTCAGTGGTGGGTTGTCCCACTACAGTATCGACGGCAACATCTGGGATCCCAAACACCCCAAGCAGGAATTATCTTAGTGAACAAGATGCCTTATATTTATCGCCAACAACGCCAGAGGAGGCTCGCGTTCCCTCGGCTTTGTGCCCTCAATTATCAGCATGTGTGATGGTTGTCTTCGCCGCCAATGACATGCGAGTGCATGACAATTACGCGTTGGCGCTGGCCGCTACACGGGCGGAGGCGGCAGGTGGTTTGCCAGTTATTGCAGTGACGGTTGTAGATTATCGTATGTTTGCACAACCTAGCGCCGTCGGGGGGTTCTTCCGGCAAAGTCCAATGCGAGCGCGCTTTTTTCTCGAAACACTCGCAGCGCTGCGGTACAAGTTGGAACGTGAGCTGCGAATACCCCTACTCGTTCGCTGCGGTAGGCCGGAGGACCACATTCCACGTCTGGTGGTCGAGTGTGGCGCAATCGATGTGTTTCTAACAACGCAGTACGCCCCACACGAAAAAGAGGTACATAACGATATTGTGGAAGCCATCAACCAGCGTAGGTGGGTGAGCCGGGACCCCACAGCAGGGTACAAGGCAATTGAACATGACGCCACGGTGGTGCACCCGTTCGGAGCAACGTCCGCCTCTACCAAAGTTGGGGTTAAGGAGTCAAGATTAACAGCAGCACCCGTCGCGCATAGCGTGTGGCAGACGACCCTTGTGCATATCGATGACCTCCCTGTACCCGTTGCGTCAATGGTTGAAGGTGAGCGATGGTACCACGATGACGTAACGACGGCTAACATACGACCAACGGCGGCATTTGATCGTTGCATCAATCGTTTGTCCGATCTGCCAGCACGAGGTGACTTGCTTCCGACAACTGGTGAACTGAGCGGCTTGGAGCCCCCGCCCCTTTACCGTGGCCGGGCCCCCACACTTGTTGAGCTTGGCTATGGGAGCCCCGAGGCTTTTATCGAGGAGGAAGTTATTGCTACTCAGTCTTCTCATCCACCAGGCGAAGATGCTGCTATCGAGCGCGTGCTCGATTGGTTGATGGATGGAGGTATGACATCGATGCTTCGGTACGGTAGGGATCGACGCACGAACACGAAAATGTATTCGCAGCGCCTGTCTCGTCTCTCGCCGTACCTGTCGTGTGGAGCATTGTCACCACGTCGTTTTTACGAGGAATTGCGACGGTTCACAAGTGAGCACCTACGCGACAATTTTGTGCAGCAGCAATATAGGGAGGCGCTGCTAAGGCTCAGTCGACGGGACTACTGGCACTGGATGGGTTTGCGCTATGGGCCCCTTCTGTTTTATGAGTACGGGCCGCGACCGGAGCATACAGATGACATAGCAGACTGGCGCCACGATCCGAAAATCGTGCAAAAGTGGTGTGCAGGGCTCACGGGCATTCCCTTTGCCGATGCGGCAATGCGAGAGTTGACTCTTACCGGATTCGTAGCAGACGAGGGAAGACAGGGACTGATATGGCTCCTATCGCGTGGCTATGGCCAGGATTGGCGCCTTGGAGCAGAGTGGTTGGAGCGCTGCTCGATCGACTACGATCCCTTCGTGTGCTATGGAAATTGTGCCTACTATAGTGAGCTTGTCCGCGATGATTTTGGTGAAACGGTGCGTAATATTCATTGGCTTGCCCACCATCACGACCAAACGGGCATATATGTGAAAAAGTGGTTGCCACAGCTGAGTAAAATCCCTCCTGTTTACATACATAGACCACACGTGCTTACGGAGAGGATGCAGGCAATGCACGGGGTTCAATTAGGCAAAAATTACCCGTATCCTCTTAAGCTATGGGATGGTGCGCAGTACACTTTGAGTAGTGAACACCTCACAACGTATTTCAGTGAAGGAAGTCAATGGCACCGGAAGGCGAAGAACGGTGCCGGTGGCTCGGGCTACGCGGAGGCGCTTCGCCACGGGACCGTCATACTGGAGCCCCATCAACTTCAGTCGTCGGCGTTTGGTGAATTGGAGCACGGCGTGATGCACACCGTGCCCGTGGTAAAGGATGATACCGCTGGCCGCGGCCAACACAACAGGTCGCTAACTGCCTCCGACGAGTAG